One window from the genome of Cyprinus carpio isolate SPL01 chromosome B1, ASM1834038v1, whole genome shotgun sequence encodes:
- the LOC109076642 gene encoding early growth response protein 1-A-like has translation MLNNMDLNSQDSFYSQFENCNSSAIGMETHGSKDSQNVFMDSRRTAPAQFAHGAPITPKTEPTSTDQYNSCQGPKESYATSLAYSGSFYVETSQGTPCSTETLLNMITEIVGISTTPVSDAHQCADGTMNASRSSFGDEGVQTQASTCTTPPLYSPGQPGHSYPESQTAMQAQDSAVAHLNFASSAQDAEPLSESATFPVVIKNEFESSCYEWGTFNKSYLDAGFQSEPFSMSNSFQADQQQVDVKELLDSYSPICTNPEIEFKVESTLKQEQCFGDTCTQGFSAPMFNYSTPVMDIPPTNLLKPTIFPNIELQSSCDTTYSTSTIDSVLYSSLLPESFSQTYTRAQKPSRVRKSPASSTGPAKEKPFTCPMETCDRRFSRSDELNRHIRIHTGHKPFQCRICLRSFSRSDHLTTHTRTHTGEKPFSCDVCGKRFARSDERKRHGRVHLKQKEKMELKPQAVNAWPFTLPEAI, from the exons ATGCTTAACAACATGGATCTGAACTCTCAAGATTCCTTTTACTCCCAGTTTGAAAACTGTAACAGTTCTGCGATAGGGATGGAAACTCACGGCTCCAAAGACAGCCAGAATGTTTTCATGGATTCTAGAAGGACAGCACCTGCCCAGTTTGCACACG GGGCGCCTATTACCCCCAAAACGGAGCCCACGAGTACAGATCAGTATAACTCTTGTCAGGGTCCTAAAGAAAGCTACGCAACCTCCCTAGCTTACTCAGGCAGCTTCTATGTGGAAACATCTCAAGGAACACCTTGCAGCACGGAAACACTGCTCAATATGATCACCGAAATCGTTGGCATCTCAACTACCCCTGTGTCGGATGCGCATCAGTGTGCAGACGGAACGATGAACGCAAGCCGTAGCAGCTTCGGCGACGAGGGGGTCCAGACGCAGGCTTCCACCTGCACCACCCCTCCGCTGTATTCCCCGGGACAGCCAGGCCACAGCTACCCGGAATCCCAGACCGCCATGCAGGCCCAAGACTCCGCTGTGGCGCATTTAAACTTTGCCTCCTCTGCGCAAGACGCGGAGCCGCTGTCTGAGAGCGCGACGTTCCCGGTGGTCATCAAAAATGAATTCGAGAGCAGCTGCTACGAGTGGGGGACATTCAATAAATCGTACTTGGATGCAGGCTTCCAGTCAGAGCCGTTCTCCATGTCGAATAGTTTTCAAGCTGATCAACAACAGGTGGACGTGAAAGAACTTTTGGACTCTTATTCTCCCATTTGCACAAACCCAGAGATTGAATTCAAAGTGGAGAGTACCCTTAAACAGGAGCAGTGTTTTGGAGATACTTGCACACAGGGCTTCAGCGCTCCCATGTTTAACTACTCCACTCCAGTTATGGATATCCCACCCACCAATCTTTTAAAACCGACCATTTTTCCAAATATTGAACTCCAGTCGAGTTGCGACACAACCTACTCGACTTCCACAATAGACTCGGTACTGTATTCATCATTATTGCCGGAGTCTTTCAGTCAAACTTACACACGGGCTCAGAAGCCTAGTCGTGTAAGAAAGAGCCCCGCTTCCTCTACAGGACCGGCCAAGGAGAAACCCTTCACGTGTCCGATGGAGACCTGCGACCGGCGCTTCTCGCGGTCGGATGAGCTCAACAGGCACATCCGTATCCACACGGGACACAAACCTTTCCAGTGCCGCATCTGTTTGCGGAGCTTCAGCAGAAGCGACCATCTTACCACGCACACCCGCACTCACACCGGCGAGAAACCCTTTTCCTGCGACGTGTGCGGCAAACGCTTTGCCAGGAGTGACGAAAGGAAACGGCACGGTCGGGTGCATCTCAAGCAGAAAGAAAAGATGGAGTTGAAGCCACAAGCAGTCAACGCGTGGCCGTTCACTCTGCCCGAGGCCATTTAA